The genomic region ACCCGTAACCCCAGAGAGGGCAAGAAACGGGTGTAATAAAAAGTTCTCGTCTTAACATGGGTTTCGGTTTCATCGCTGAAATCGAAATCATACCCCATCACATTTCTACGGTTGTACAAGTCCCAGATTTCCACATAAAAGGAAGTGTTCCGGCTGAACATCGAAAACTCGTATTGAAGTCTAAGGTTGAGCTGGTGAAAAGAGGGATACCTTTCCGAGTTGGTGGGCCCTTGAACCAACATATATTCCCAGTGATTTCCGATCAAGACTGGCTCGTAACGAATGGTGGGAGTGTAAGGTCGCCCGCTCGTATACCTGAACTGCAGGTCTAAGGTAAACCGTCTGGAGAAGTTCCAGTCTAGAACTATTGAAGCCATATGCCTTTGATCGAAATCAGAGTATGATTCGACCTTATCCAAAAACTCTCTTCTTTTGGCCATTCCAAGCGAATAGCTCAACCAGCCGGTAAGCTTGCCTTTTTGCTTTTCTAAAAACATCTCCAATCCTCGGGCGTAGCCTTTGCCATCATTGGAGTAATTTCCGAGAGAGTCACCGGTTACTAAATCCTTATACACTTTCTGGTAAAATTCTACCCATCCAGCCCAGGTATCATCGAACTTTTTTGTCAGTCCGAAGACATAATGTATGGTTTTCTTTGACTTCAGAGTTGGGTCTTTAGAAAGGTGTTCCATTTCCGGGTTCTGAGCACAGTATCCCCAGGCTAAACGTAGAGTCGTCGAGCTGCTCAGCCCGTAGCTCAGAGCTAACCTGGGCAAGAGGTCTTTGTTGTGGTTTAAATTCAAGTAATCGAATCTCATTCCGCCGGTCAATGAAAACCTCTCAGTCACTTTCCAGGAGTCCTGAAGATAGGTCCCGTACCTTTTCAAAGGCTTATCCACCCTGTAATTTACCAGCGGTGTGGCAGGGTCATTCGGGTCTGCAACGGGGTCGAAATAATGAATAGAAAAAGGCAGTCTCTCTGTGAGATCGGGCTTCATATACCCTAACTCCAGGCCGGCCTTTATCTCGTGCCTGGACACAAGCTCCCAGGTAAGGTCTTGCCTGAAACCTAAATCTAATGCCTTGATATCGAGGTCCTCGGCCCACCCTATCTGAACGTCATAACGCACCTCTTCCCGGGTAATAGCCGTCAGAGAATACAATTTATCGCTGATTATGTTCTTCCATTCCAGGCTCTGGGTGTTCAATTTACCCAGGTCATAAAGCCGGCGCGCAATGCCCGGTCTGGGATTAGGGTCAAAGAAATCGATCTTCTCATCAGTGAAAAGTCCGGAAAACGAGACTTTTTGCCCTTGCCACGGCTCATAACCTACTTTGAAATTAAAGTCATAGAACTTAGGCAAAGGAAACCCCTCGCTTTGGCTCATTACCAGATCAAGATAGCTGCGCCTTCCCGAAAAAAGGAAAAATCCCTTTGGAGTTATAGGACCTTCTATTAATGCCTGAGTATTAATCAACCCAATCGAGACATCACCTGAGAAGTGTTCCCGGTTCCCATCGCGTGTGGTCACGTTCAGGACAGAGGAGAGACATTCGCCGTATTTGACCGGAAAACCGCCGGTCAAAAGCTCTATCCTGTCAATTATTTCAGAATTGAACACCGACTTCATTCCGCCGAAATACCAGGGCCAGTGAACTTTGGTCCAGTCCAGGAGAAACAGATTTTCCTCCGGGCCTCCACCGCGAACATATATCTGCGAAGGCATAAACAGATCCCCCAGAGAAGTGATTCCGGGCAAGGTCTGGATCACCCGGATCGGGTCTTGCATCTGCCCTTCTCTGAGCAGAACGGTTCTTCGCTCTATCAGATGGTCGCTTACACAGCTTCTTTCTGCGAGCCTTTCGCCGGAGACCACTACTGATGGAAGTGAAACCGGTCGAGGTTTAAGTGTTATCTCCAGCTTTGTGGTTTTGTCTGGCTCTATTGTGACCAGCAAAGTATCAGATTCGTATCCTATCATGCCTGCGACAACATTATAGCTACCTGATGGGACGCCTGTAATCCTGAAATGTCCAGAAGTATCTGAAGCTGTTCCTGATTTAGTTCCGATTAGCATAATGCTCACGCCTGTCAGAGGCTTACGTGTAGCTCCATCAATAACTGCACCGTAAAGTGAGCCTGCGTTTGCTCCAACAGCTGCATCTTGAGAAATTAAAGTCATAATCACCCAGCAAACAAGTAATATAATTTTTTCTTTCATTATTTTTTTGATTCCCAGATGTCCGCTTGAAGACAAGCCCCACCCAAGCTCGACTTTCACTGTCATTCCAACAAGTGGGACAGACTTCCAGTCTGTCCCGGAGCAAATCTGGGTTCGATAAATCGAACCCCTACCACCGTCTTCTGTAGGGGCTTGATTTATCAAGCCGTTTTTGATAAGGAAGCAAGGCTAAAGTCTTCACCAGGATCCTGTGGACAAGACCTTGAGGCCCTACCCTATCTCCTACCTCCTACTACCTATAACCTATTACCTACTACCTACTAGGGCGAGGCAACCTCGCCCCTACGGTTTTTATCCGTCATTCGACATCCGTCATCCGTCATTATTTTTAATTTTCCTTCTTCCATCTTCAATTTTCCTTTTTCTTTATTGGAGCAGATTTATCTTCACCCTGTTGTCAGAAATTTCTATAGTTCCCTC from Candidatus Zixiibacteriota bacterium harbors:
- a CDS encoding TonB-dependent receptor, giving the protein MKEKIILLVCWVIMTLISQDAAVGANAGSLYGAVIDGATRKPLTGVSIMLIGTKSGTASDTSGHFRITGVPSGSYNVVAGMIGYESDTLLVTIEPDKTTKLEITLKPRPVSLPSVVVSGERLAERSCVSDHLIERRTVLLREGQMQDPIRVIQTLPGITSLGDLFMPSQIYVRGGGPEENLFLLDWTKVHWPWYFGGMKSVFNSEIIDRIELLTGGFPVKYGECLSSVLNVTTRDGNREHFSGDVSIGLINTQALIEGPITPKGFFLFSGRRSYLDLVMSQSEGFPLPKFYDFNFKVGYEPWQGQKVSFSGLFTDEKIDFFDPNPRPGIARRLYDLGKLNTQSLEWKNIISDKLYSLTAITREEVRYDVQIGWAEDLDIKALDLGFRQDLTWELVSRHEIKAGLELGYMKPDLTERLPFSIHYFDPVADPNDPATPLVNYRVDKPLKRYGTYLQDSWKVTERFSLTGGMRFDYLNLNHNKDLLPRLALSYGLSSSTTLRLAWGYCAQNPEMEHLSKDPTLKSKKTIHYVFGLTKKFDDTWAGWVEFYQKVYKDLVTGDSLGNYSNDGKGYARGLEMFLEKQKGKLTGWLSYSLGMAKRREFLDKVESYSDFDQRHMASIVLDWNFSRRFTLDLQFRYTSGRPYTPTIRYEPVLIGNHWEYMLVQGPTNSERYPSFHQLNLRLQYEFSMFSRNTSFYVEIWDLYNRRNVMGYDFDFSDETETHVKTRTFYYTRFLPSLGLRVNF